Genomic segment of Parageobacillus genomosp. 1:
AAGACGGCTATTATACCCAAGCACATGATGATAATATTTTGGCTTGCTTCCGTGTACACGTAGCACTCTCATTTTTTCCGCAATGTCCTCATCATTTGTGACGACCATTCCGCCATCACCGTAAGCCCCCAAGTTTTTCGTCGGGAAAAAGCTATAACATGCTGTTGTGCCCAATTCACCTACTGTTTTGCCTTTATATTTAGCCCCAATAGCCTGCGCGGCATCTTCAATAATATAAAGGCCATGCTTCTCAGCAATTTCCTTAATGGGGTCCATATCGGCCATTTGCCCGTATAAGTGAACCGGAATGATGGCCTTTGTCCTATCGGTAACAGCCGCTTCAATTTTGGCAGGGTCAATATTGTACGTTTTTGGGTCAATATCCACGAATACCGGTGTTGCCCCTGCACGCGCAACTGCCCCAGCTGTCGCAAAAAACGTAAAAGCGGGAACGATTACTTCATCCCCTGGTCCAATACCGCAGGCTAACAAGGAAATATGTAAGGCGTCGCTTCCGTTAGCTACGCCAACCCCATATTTTACATTGCTATAAGCAGCAATGTCCTGCTCTAATTTTTTTACGTTCCCCCCTAGGATAAAATGAGCGGAAGACATGACCTCTTCCAATGCAGCAAGAATTTCTGTTCTTAAATTTTGATACTGTTCTGTTAAGTCTAACATTGGCACTTTCATCATTTTCATTGCTTACCTCTCTCTTTTAACATTGTTTCTTTTCCTTCGCATACGTCTAAAAACTTTCTTGCCAACTTTTTCATATCGTGATTTTCCAACAAATAACGATAACTCGACTGTTTAATAGCCAGCTTTTCCTCCTCACTTAAGTTAGCCAACTTCATCAGCCCTCGGGCAAATGCCTCGGGATTTTCAGGTTCTACTGTCAGTCCGGCACCTGCTTCCTCGACAATATTATTATAAACATTTCCGGCGAATAAAATAGGTTTGCCAGCCAACAAATAATCGTTTAGCTTGTTTAGGCTGATTCCATATTTATATAGACTGGTATTTAGCATCGATACTAGCAGCACATCTGCTAGCGCTAGTGTTGGCAGCACCCCACTTTTAGGAATGCCATCAAAAAAGTAAATATTAGAAAAAGGCTCAGCTTCCTTCATCAAATTTGGTTTCTCAGGCCCCTCGCCGATAAAAACATAAGCGATTTCCTCGGGGTTTACAAACTTTGCGCTACGAACAATAGTAAAAAGGGCATTCGCCATCCCGTGCGCGCCGACGTACATCGCAATTTTTTTATGCTTGTTGCGGATATTTATTATTTCCTTCTCCAACGGTGATGCATTTTTTAACTCGTTGACCCTATTCAAATCAATTCCGTTTGGAATATAGTAAATTTTTTCGCGTGGAATACCTAAACTGGTAATATAACGATGAGCCCCTGGCAATGTGACAATAATTCGTTCCGATTTTTTATAAACAAAGCGTTCAATTAGGCCAAACATAATTGCAACTGGATGCCACTCACTCATTGCGCCGAAATCAATCAACGTTCGCGGCCATAAATCACGAATCTCAACAATATAAGTTGCCTTTTTCCATTTGCTTAAGAAATATCCCGCCAAACATGCGAACAAATGAACAGAGGAACCAACTACAACATCCGGTTTTTCTTTCAGGCGCATGCCGCGATACAGCGCAGTAAAAAAGTAACTGATCATGTTGAGCAATCTTCGTACGCCATTGCCACGGTACGGAAGCGTCCACACCCATTCGTAAATGACACCATTGACATTCTCGCGGTAGTTTTTTCGTTTTGGATTTCGCCATTTAAATAGGTAAGCTAAGAAGCTGCTTGCAAATATCGTAACTTCGTGCCCTTCCTTCACCATTTCCTTGGCTAAATCGTAGTGTCTTGTAATTCCCGTTTCATTTGGTTTCAAAGCGACATGGTTCAAAATCCATATTTTCAACGACACACCACCTTTAATCCCGTTATTTGCTTAATTCCTCGTACAAACGAATCAATATCTTGCTTTCGTTTTCCCAATTATACTTTTCTTCAATTGCTTTCCGTCCATTCAAGCCCATCTGTTTCGCCTTTTCTGGGTTGTCGATAAACCATTGAATCGTTCTGGCAATTTCGTTCACATCGAGCGGATTCACACATTTGCCGCATTCACAATTTTCCACAATTTCCTTCCATAAAGGAAAATGGGACGCAATGACAGGAATACCAGCAGACATATACTCGAATAACTTGATCGGATATGAAACAATGTATCGCGGCTCCGGATGTAAAAGTACGAGCCCCAATGTCGCATTAAAAAGACAATCTTTAATCTGTTGGCGGTTAAGCCAGCCGAGATGCTGAACATATTTCCAAGCAGACAGTTGTTTCATCTCATATTCCAAATGTTCCGGTGCAAATTTTCCAGCCAGCTGAAGTTTTACATCCGTATGCTCATTAACTTTTTCTACTGCCAGCATCATTTCCTTGATGCCCCTAAGTTTCGTAATTCCACCTATATAGACAATATTCGGCCGCGAAAAGTCTTTGTTCGAAATATCGATATTAGGATCAAGAAGTTCATTTAAAATAGGAAAATTATGCACTGTTACAGATTTCTCATTGTATGTTTTAAAACGGTTATTAATGGTCGGCGTAGCAGTGACAATGGCGTCAAACTGTTTCGCAGCAAATTTTTCAATACTTTTAACTAAAAAAGAAATTGGTTTACGCAATGGCTTCGGAATCCACTGTTTCGATAACACTTGTTCCGGAACATCTTCGTGTACATCGTAAATCACTTTTTTCCCTTTTTTCTTCAGCAACAACCCAACCGGGATCAATTCAGGGTCATGAAAATGATATACTTCCGCATTTTCCTTCAATGCTTGTTTATATACTTGGTAAGTAGCTTTTAACATACGGCTAATGCGGGTGCGAGCGGGCGCAGACACCCCAACGATTCGCACATTGTGGACTACTCTTGAAGGCTCGTTGGCTACAATAAGGGTTACATCGTGTCCCGCTCTGGCAAGTGACTGGCACTCTTTTACAAATATTCGAATGTCCTCTCCCGGGTGAACCGATGTTAAATGACAGACTTTCATCTTCCTTTTTCACTACCTTCGAACGTGGTAAATGGAAACATCGAAAAAGACACGAAGGGAATTTAGTTAAACGATCAGAACTCATTTATAACCGCCAGCTATCTATAGGCGATGATAGTTTTTCGCTATATGACGATAAGCCTTCATGGCATTTCTTGTATCAAAAATTAACTTAGCATGCTTTGCGACCATCTCATAATCAAAGGTGCTATGGTCAGTTGTAATAAGAACGAGATCGGCCTCTTCAAGCAATTCCCTTGTTAACTCAAGCGGCTTAACGATTTCTCCGTTAAACTTAAATTCCCGTACAAACGGATCAACTACTTTCCAATTTGCACCCGCTTTATCTAACAAGTCGAGAATATCCAAAGCAGGAGATTCACGAACATCGTCAATATCTTTTTTATACGCTACGCCTAAGACAACAACATTCGATCCGTTCAGTGCCTTTTTCTCATTGTTCAGCACATGCATGCAACGAGTAACAACAAATTCCGGCATGCTGTTATTAATCTCTCCAGCGAGTTCAATCAGCCTTGTATGGTAATTGTATTCCCTTGCCTTCCAAGTTAGATAAAACGGGTCGATAGGGATGCAGTGTCCACCAAGACCAGGCCCCGGATAAAACGCCATAAAGCCATACGGTTTTGTTGCAGCTGCATCAATAACTTCCCATACATCGATTCCCATACGGTTACATAAAATAGCCATTTCGTTGGCAAGGGCAATGTTAATATGCCGGAATGTATTTTCCAAAATTTTCTCCATCTCCGCTACAGCGGGACTGGAAACAATGTGGACATCTCCTTCGAGTACATTTTTATACAATTCCGCTGCAACTGTTGTACAAGCAGGAGTAACCCCGCCAACAACCTTTGGCGTGTTTTTAGTATTGTAAAATTTATTGCCTGGATCCACCCGCTCTGGGGAATAAGCTAAAAAGAAATCTTCACCGCATTTTAACCCTGTATTCTCTAAAATCGGTTTTAATACCTCTTCTGTTGTCCCTGGGTACGTAGTGCTTTCCAATACAACAAGCATACCGGGGTGTAAATACTTCGCAATTTCTTTTCCCGAGCTTTCGACATATGATGTGTCAGGTTGTTGATAGCGATCCAGTGGAGTTGGCACACAAATAGCCACCGCATCCACTTCTTTAATCAGGGAATAATCGGTCGTAGCTATGAGCCGTTGATTCTCTACAATCTCCGCCAGCTCTTCATCGACAATGTCACCAATATAGTTAATACCCTTGTTCACCATGTCAACACGTTTTTGCTGAATATCGAATCCGATCACTTTGTAGCCTGCTTTTGCCTTCTCTACAGCCAATGGCAATCCCACATATCCCAATCCGACCACGCCGATCGTGGCCGTTTTCGTTTCAATTTTATTGAGTAATTCTTTCACTCTTGCGTTAAGGTTCTCATGTTCCATGCTAATCCCTCACTTATACAATGATTCTAAAACGCTCATTTCTTTTACAGATCGGCTAACCTTACCGGCTTATTTGTTTCAGCCGACCGGTACAAGGCAAGAACAAGCTTCAAGGCTCTTTTGCCGTCTTCCCCCGAAACAATAGGATCACGATCTTCCTGAATAGCTGTGATCATGTCCTCGATAATGCACTGGTGCCCAGGTTTCCCATATGGGTCTTCTTTTATTTTTTGAACTATCTGATCGACTTCTGCCGCAGTAATTCCCTCAATTTGACAATGCTCAATAAAATTAGCTGTAGTCCCCCCAATTTTCACAGAACCTTTTTCGCCAAAAATACTAATTGACTCCTCTAAATTTTGGGGATAAATCGTTGTCGCTGCCTCAATAACACCTAATGCACCGCTTTTAAAACGAACAACACCGGTCGAAACATCCTCAGCCTCGATGTTGCGGAGACGGGTGGCGCTCATGCTAAATACCTCTTCCACCTCCCCCATCAGCCAAACAAGCAGATCGAGATTATGGATAGCCTGGTTCATAAGGACACCGCCGTCTAACGATTTTGTCCCTCTCCACGCAGCCTTGTCGTAATACTCCTGATTGCGATTCCAACGAACAGTAGCATTGGCGTGACTCAGTTTCCCGAGCAAGTTTTTATCCATGATTTTTTTTAGCCAAATCATCGCTGGCCGAAAACGGTTAGGGTGTACTACGGATAACTTGACACCATGCTCATTACATTTCGAGATTATTGCATTTGTATCTTCCAATGTCAAGGAAATCGGCTTTTCGACGATAACGTGCTTTTTTGCCTCTGCTGCTTTCTGTGCAATAGAAGCATGGTAACCGCTTGGCGTACATATATTCACCACATCTATATCTTTATTCTCCAATAATCGTTCCAAATCGGAGTACGCTTCTGCCCCGAATTCCTTGACATAATAGTCCATCCGCTCCGGAACCGTATCACATACAGCATACAATTTAGCACCCTCTACTTGCCGGATCGCTTCTGCGTGTTTTTTCGCAATATGTCCGCACCCGACGATTGCAAAATTGACCATCTTCGCTTCCCCTTTCTTTGTTGTAATTCCACCTTTACTAGGTTTGTATTCGTCCGGCTACTTCCCTTCTTTGGCTAAAAAACTTATTATTCCTTGCACAATAGACAAAAAGATAAAAAATATATTCTAAAAACATCCCCCCCAACATTCTAACAAATCCGCTACAAAAATAAAGGATGTCTCACAGTTTTGACACAATTTTTTTCAAAAATCGCCGGTACATCTCAAAATCATCCATATGAACTATCAGAAATGACCTATATCGCTGCCTCGTATACCGTTGGTAACAAATCACTTTAATAAAGAAACTGGCAGAATAGGTGAGAGTTGAGGAAATAGCCGCCCCAACCGCCCCATATTTAGGGATCATGTACAGGTTTAACAATACACTAAAAACCACATTAAAAATAGCTACGTACATATTAATTTCGGGTCTTCCTCTCCCGGCCAAATCGTTGGACAGCACTTTTTCCACTGCTAGCAGAGCCAAGCCCGGAAGAAGGATTTTTAGTATTTTTGAACTCTCTGCGTAATTTTTTCCGAATAGCAGCACGATTACAAAATCGGATAACAAATATAACACTAATGAGAGCAGTACGATAAACAACAATAAATTACGGCTAACAACGGATGTAATTTTATTACGTTCCTCATCTTTTTGGAGGGATGAAATTTTCGGAAATAGCACACTTGAGATGGACTGCGAGAAAACCGACAATCTCTCCCCTATATTAACG
This window contains:
- a CDS encoding DegT/DnrJ/EryC1/StrS family aminotransferase, whose product is MKVPMLDLTEQYQNLRTEILAALEEVMSSAHFILGGNVKKLEQDIAAYSNVKYGVGVANGSDALHISLLACGIGPGDEVIVPAFTFFATAGAVARAGATPVFVDIDPKTYNIDPAKIEAAVTDRTKAIIPVHLYGQMADMDPIKEIAEKHGLYIIEDAAQAIGAKYKGKTVGELGTTACYSFFPTKNLGAYGDGGMVVTNDEDIAEKMRVLRVHGSKPKYYHHVLGYNSRLDELQAAILNVKFPHLDEWSQLRIEKARTYTQMLKDLEGIVTTPHIEEHNYHVFHQYTIRVPKRDELQQFLNSHGISTMVYYPKPLHLQPVFAELGYREGDLPETEKACAEVLSLPMFPELKLEQQEYVVSKIKEFYLK
- a CDS encoding glycosyltransferase family 4 protein; the encoded protein is MSLKIWILNHVALKPNETGITRHYDLAKEMVKEGHEVTIFASSFLAYLFKWRNPKRKNYRENVNGVIYEWVWTLPYRGNGVRRLLNMISYFFTALYRGMRLKEKPDVVVGSSVHLFACLAGYFLSKWKKATYIVEIRDLWPRTLIDFGAMSEWHPVAIMFGLIERFVYKKSERIIVTLPGAHRYITSLGIPREKIYYIPNGIDLNRVNELKNASPLEKEIINIRNKHKKIAMYVGAHGMANALFTIVRSAKFVNPEEIAYVFIGEGPEKPNLMKEAEPFSNIYFFDGIPKSGVLPTLALADVLLVSMLNTSLYKYGISLNKLNDYLLAGKPILFAGNVYNNIVEEAGAGLTVEPENPEAFARGLMKLANLSEEEKLAIKQSSYRYLLENHDMKKLARKFLDVCEGKETMLKERGKQ
- a CDS encoding glycosyltransferase family 4 protein, whose translation is MKVCHLTSVHPGEDIRIFVKECQSLARAGHDVTLIVANEPSRVVHNVRIVGVSAPARTRISRMLKATYQVYKQALKENAEVYHFHDPELIPVGLLLKKKGKKVIYDVHEDVPEQVLSKQWIPKPLRKPISFLVKSIEKFAAKQFDAIVTATPTINNRFKTYNEKSVTVHNFPILNELLDPNIDISNKDFSRPNIVYIGGITKLRGIKEMMLAVEKVNEHTDVKLQLAGKFAPEHLEYEMKQLSAWKYVQHLGWLNRQQIKDCLFNATLGLVLLHPEPRYIVSYPIKLFEYMSAGIPVIASHFPLWKEIVENCECGKCVNPLDVNEIARTIQWFIDNPEKAKQMGLNGRKAIEEKYNWENESKILIRLYEELSK
- a CDS encoding nucleotide sugar dehydrogenase; the protein is MEHENLNARVKELLNKIETKTATIGVVGLGYVGLPLAVEKAKAGYKVIGFDIQQKRVDMVNKGINYIGDIVDEELAEIVENQRLIATTDYSLIKEVDAVAICVPTPLDRYQQPDTSYVESSGKEIAKYLHPGMLVVLESTTYPGTTEEVLKPILENTGLKCGEDFFLAYSPERVDPGNKFYNTKNTPKVVGGVTPACTTVAAELYKNVLEGDVHIVSSPAVAEMEKILENTFRHINIALANEMAILCNRMGIDVWEVIDAAATKPYGFMAFYPGPGLGGHCIPIDPFYLTWKAREYNYHTRLIELAGEINNSMPEFVVTRCMHVLNNEKKALNGSNVVVLGVAYKKDIDDVRESPALDILDLLDKAGANWKVVDPFVREFKFNGEIVKPLELTRELLEEADLVLITTDHSTFDYEMVAKHAKLIFDTRNAMKAYRHIAKNYHRL
- a CDS encoding Gfo/Idh/MocA family protein — translated: MVNFAIVGCGHIAKKHAEAIRQVEGAKLYAVCDTVPERMDYYVKEFGAEAYSDLERLLENKDIDVVNICTPSGYHASIAQKAAEAKKHVIVEKPISLTLEDTNAIISKCNEHGVKLSVVHPNRFRPAMIWLKKIMDKNLLGKLSHANATVRWNRNQEYYDKAAWRGTKSLDGGVLMNQAIHNLDLLVWLMGEVEEVFSMSATRLRNIEAEDVSTGVVRFKSGALGVIEAATTIYPQNLEESISIFGEKGSVKIGGTTANFIEHCQIEGITAAEVDQIVQKIKEDPYGKPGHQCIIEDMITAIQEDRDPIVSGEDGKRALKLVLALYRSAETNKPVRLADL